From candidate division TA06 bacterium, one genomic window encodes:
- the rpsH gene encoding 30S ribosomal protein S8 has translation MSMADPIADMLTRIRNGYKAKHVKVDVPCSKVKLEIAKVLQSEGFIQDIDVIEDSRQGLIRIFLKYDERERPALSGIKRVSRPGLRKYTNTTEIPRVMGGFGIAVLSTSKGILTDKQARRKKVGGEVVFYVW, from the coding sequence TATGCTAACCAGAATCAGAAATGGATACAAGGCCAAGCATGTTAAGGTCGATGTTCCATGTTCAAAGGTGAAGCTGGAAATCGCGAAGGTACTCCAATCAGAGGGGTTCATACAGGATATAGACGTCATAGAGGATAGCAGGCAAGGCCTTATCAGGATATTCTTGAAGTATGATGAACGCGAACGGCCTGCCTTATCTGGGATAAAAAGAGTGAGCAGGCCGGGCCTGCGCAAGTATACGAACACGACGGAAATACCAAGGGTGATGGGTGGTTTCGGAATTGCGGTACTGTCAACATCCAAAGGTATACTTACTGACAAACAGGCGAGACGCAAGAAGGTGGGCGGGGAGGTTGTCTTCTACGTCTGGTAG